From the Vanacampus margaritifer isolate UIUO_Vmar chromosome 14, RoL_Vmar_1.0, whole genome shotgun sequence genome, the window tgttgtttcgttttgtttttgtctgagttaaaataatttaatccgTCGCAAAATATGTACGTGGGAAGAGATGCTGTTAATCTCTGATAAAACTATGGTTGGCCGTGTGATGATTAACTTTGCAGTGTGACTTTGAGTTAAAAACACAGCTGTGTCAACTTCCCTTACCCCACATAActaaaaatgcaaagaaaacaaaacacatttttcatagGTGGGTCCGGGGGAGTGTCCACATTATAAAAGTCCAGTGGCCAATCATCAAGGATCTCACTTGGGTCACGATGGAGAAGCTGTGGATCTTGGTCACCGTTGCTGTGTTTCTGGAGACGGCCTCTGCCACCTCTGTAAGTTGgaaaacacaattattttatgtttttaatttaactgagaaaattgtgcaattttatgtgactccactttttttttttccaaaggcaTAGCGTGTCTGTTTTATCAACAGTCATGCTAAAGTAATTTTCTATTACcatattctttttatttatatttttcatagGCTCCGGCTCATCCACAACCTTAGTGAGGATGACCGGAAAACAAAATTCATGGATGTGAATTTTAACAGACTCCAACAAACTCAATTTGAAATTTCAAataagaaattaaattaaaataaaaaataaaaataaaaaaaaggagagcaatgatgatgacatgtcaaatcggtaaaattaccgaatgaacaatactgagctctccaggagaaaaaaaagagaaattaaaTTCAGAGTGACATAATAAAATGAAGAGATCCTTAATTGTTGATGAACTTGCACAATACATAAATGCCTGATGGTCATTTTGTGTCTTTAGCTGGGGGTGGTGTTCACTGAGGGCGGCATGGTAGAGGGCGAGAACATCCGTCTTGGGTTCCGTCACCACATGGACGTCTTCAAAGGGGTTCCATTTGCAGACCTTCCTGGAAGGTTTGAGAAACCAAAGCGTCATCCTGGTTGGGACGGTGAGTTGGATGTTTACGAATACAATATTTGGGCTGCATGGTTACCATGAACATCTGCTCTCGCTGTTCCAGTCAACAGTAACACTATCTTTGTTGTCCCCATACAGAAATTGTCCTAATTTTAACATGTCTATGATCAGGTGTTCTGAAGGCCACCGAATACAGGAAGAGGTGCCTACAGTTGAACGTTATCATGACTGAGACGAGAGGAAGCGAGGACTGTCTCTACCTTAACATCTGGGTTCCTCATGGCCGATCAGGTAAGTAATGAGCTCACAATTGGCAGGAGTGTCAAACCCATCGTAGTTTATGGGCCACTTTTTGGGCCGTGTATTTGACACCTCAAATGCATATCACATTTGGTCCAAAGAATAATAATCATCTTTATTCCCTAGTGTCAACCAATCTCCCGGTCATGGTCTGGATCTATGGAGGCGGCTTCCTGGCTGGAGGTTCAATGGGTGCTAACTTCCTGAATAATTATCTCTATGACGGGCAGGAGATTTCAGATCGAGGAAATGTCATAGTAGTGACATTGGGATATCGTGTGGGAACTCTGGGCTTCCTCAGCACTGGAGACTCTAGTTTACCAGGTACTAGgtggtattatttattttttactttttatttttttagcaaaagGCACTATagagtcaaaacaaaaaaaaaacgattttaatCTCCGATAACATCAAATGGTTTGCCCTGTGACAGGGAACTACGGCCTTTGGGATCAGCAGGCTGCCATCGCCTGGGTCCACAGAAACATCCGCTCATTTGGAGGAGACCCAGAAAACATCACCATCTTTGGAGAGTCTGCAGGTGGTGCTAGCGTGAGCTTCCAGGTAGGGTGCCTAGTGGTTTGTCTTTAACATCTTTTCATTTAAGTATTTAACCAGTAGGTAACAAGAAAgaggacatttatttatttaatatttttaatttatatacagtatatatatataaataataataagaataataaaaaatatatatataaaaaatatatataacatttaaaaatatatatataaataaatatatatatatatatatatatatatatatatatatatatatatatatatatatatatatatatatatatatatatatttatatatatatatatatatatatatatatatatatataattcattcatttttaaggcATGGGTTGAGTCTGAAGAAATATCTacttttttcttcctctgtacttttttctttccttttgtcattttttttcttcccgtttgtcatttttttaactgcaaaataaaaacaataaaaaaaagagtcgGAAGAAATAAAAGAACACTCTTATAATCTCTATGAAATTTCTGTAAAGAGATcacatttaaagggatacttgactcattgagctattttcagctgtaaaaagttcatattttgtcaagaatgaattttataacttcattatttttcatgtacaattaatacctttaaaaacacaagataaagatgttatcaaattcattctggacaaaatattaactttttattgctgaaaatggctcaatgagtcaagtatcccttaatTTTCACTCCTGAAGGCAGCACATCATTACCAAGCAGCCAAATTGCATTTGTCATGGATCCCTGCACCTACCAGAACACTTCTAACGTTCTCATTTTGACATATCCATTCACAGACCCTCACTCCCCACAACAAGGGCATCATCAAGAGAGCGATTTCCCAGAGTGGTGTTGCTCTTTGCCCCTGGGGTATCATCAAGAACCCCCGCAAGATCGCCGAGCAGGTACACATACATTTCTCTGACTTGTCTGTGCTTCATAGTGTAACTTTTGGACACTCCTTTACATTATTTATAATGGTTGTAAAACCGTGACAGATGATTTCACCCACTCTGCTCAGATTGCTATGAAAGTCAACTGTCCCATTGATGACCAAATGGCCGCCTGTTTGAAGATGACTGATCCTGTGCTCCTCACAAAAGCAGGCTCTCTCAATTTGTCCGGCTCACCAGATGGTAAGCAACTTACACTCTATGTgtatattttagttttcaagTTAGAAAACTACATGGAGGTACTTTTCAGTACACATGAAGAAAACAGTCTTAAGTCAActttctccctccttcagcaccCCTCGTACACAACTTGATCCTATCTGCTGTAATTGATGGGGATTTCCTGCCCGATGCGCCTTCCAATTTGTTCCATAATGCCGCCGATATTGACTACATTGCTGGAGTCAATGACATGGATGGACATTTTTTCACTGCAATAGACATCCCTTCAATCAACTCCCACCTTGTAGACACGTCTATGTAAGTATTTGCTCCAGTTATCTGAATATACAACGAGGTCCTTGAGTATTTGTCTATGGGTGATTGATTTCAGAAAGTGATTGGCTGCAAACatctttaaaattaaatttacacTTATGTCAAATGTCCACTTTGGAGACTCTGAAAATGAACATAATCTAGCAAAATGTCTGTAAATCCTTCATagtaaattgattatttttgtcaaaGCTGTTAGCTTTCATCTATTATGGAACTCTGTCACTGTTCAAAATGTTTCTGTATCTCTGACTGCCGTTTTAAGTGACAGACCAGTTGGCTAATCAGACTTTCCCTCTTACCTTCTCCTAATGCCAGCGATGACATGAAGACGCTGCTGGCTACGTACACTGGAGACCACGGCAAAGCCGGCCTGGAAAAAGCTTACTCCACgtacacttcaacatggtcaacCAATCCCAGCAAGGAGGACATTAAGAAAACCGTTGTGGATATTGGAACAGATTACATCTTCTTGGTTCCTACACAGGCTGCCCTTTACCTTCATGCTGCTAATGCCACGTGAGCataaagtttattttgtatagcAGTAGACCCCCACTATTTGCCGTGGATAGGGACTGGGCTGTTCCataaatagcgaaaatctgtgtataattgacGTCCTTTGAAATGCATTgttacattttataatttaaacacacttttacacaatttttaaacacacttttttggTTGTTCTCTTTTTGTCTCATTAAAGAACTGGCAGCACCTACTCCTATCTCTTCTCTGAGCCCAACCGCATGGGAGGCATCGGTAGGCCGTATCCCAGCTGGATGGGTGCTGACCACGCTGACGACCTGCAGTACGTCTTTGGAAAGCCTCTGAGCACACCGCTGGGATATTGGCCTCGCCACCGTGATCTTGCTCGATACATGATTGCCTATTGGACCAATTTTGCCAAAACTGGGTAAGCTTATTTAGaccaaaatacaaatgaatttaTCGAAAATTATGCCAATAGAGCTCCACCGTTcatttgttgtgttgttttcttcATGTCCACAGAGATCCCAACAAAGGAGACTTGAGCGTACCCACCCCCTGGCCTAAATTTACCAATGGACACCAATATCTGGAGATCCATAATAAGATGGATAGGAACTATGTAAGACAGAAGATGAGGATGCGTTATGTGCATTTTTGGACCAGTGTCTTGCCCAACCTCCCAATAAACATCTCAGAATAAAAAGCCAAATATTCATAATGTCTcttaaataatattgtttcaattGTGTATATTAAACAGCTTGAGAAATGCAAGTCactaaatataaacatttacatCACAGGGGCAAGATGTGAAAATAGAAGCCTTCCATGTTAAGATATTTATTCCTGTGAAgtgataaaaataaacattt encodes:
- the LOC144064085 gene encoding bile salt-activated lipase-like, which translates into the protein MEKLWILVTVAVFLETASATSLGVVFTEGGMVEGENIRLGFRHHMDVFKGVPFADLPGRFEKPKRHPGWDGVLKATEYRKRCLQLNVIMTETRGSEDCLYLNIWVPHGRSVSTNLPVMVWIYGGGFLAGGSMGANFLNNYLYDGQEISDRGNVIVVTLGYRVGTLGFLSTGDSSLPGNYGLWDQQAAIAWVHRNIRSFGGDPENITIFGESAGGASVSFQTLTPHNKGIIKRAISQSGVALCPWGIIKNPRKIAEQIAMKVNCPIDDQMAACLKMTDPVLLTKAGSLNLSGSPDAPLVHNLILSAVIDGDFLPDAPSNLFHNAADIDYIAGVNDMDGHFFTAIDIPSINSHLVDTSIDDMKTLLATYTGDHGKAGLEKAYSTYTSTWSTNPSKEDIKKTVVDIGTDYIFLVPTQAALYLHAANATTGSTYSYLFSEPNRMGGIGRPYPSWMGADHADDLQYVFGKPLSTPLGYWPRHRDLARYMIAYWTNFAKTGDPNKGDLSVPTPWPKFTNGHQYLEIHNKMDRNYVRQKMRMRYVHFWTSVLPNLPINISE